Proteins from a single region of Kluyveromyces lactis strain NRRL Y-1140 chromosome A complete sequence:
- the PTA1 gene encoding RNA-processing protein PTA1 (similar to uniprot|Q01329 Saccharomyces cerevisiae YAL043C PTA1 Subunit of holo-CPF a multiprotein complex and functional homolog of mammalian CPSF required for the cleavage and polyadenylation of mRNA and snoRNA 3' ends involved in pre-tRNA processing binds to the phosphorylated CTD of RNAPII), whose product MSTSVDPLVQLQQAAAMAMQHMPEQMLPKVLETGITLFLNDKRNLGFSRFSTQLLLDILVHDKIPSSEKPFIVCQNITALWEMAETRDYVTYKNCILCLGNIYDRLFDLVAKTSDDKLWSVMLKFKELIIANWKTCYPLDLSDNDLNNHSRGTGVKLASVKLISKIIIVHTSGPGISVGSIPENHPVISNKQALEAEAKYLLDKLLTFLIEEPMMCAPWFTGALHSLSFIMKQRPLATIRIASALLKFNIDMKFQRDDEPTLQYRLAKRFVERCYRNLVQFGIKSQLLKNSGSMTQYRNKLAKISQTLFVIGEETKAKGILNYDPAAIEHKMTPADKKKYTRVKEVNDSSSDSSSGTFSATTKSPSPIQMPPIVSPMIGNTMMNTASTPPLLNNFQPQIHAPVKNIPAPPPPPPDLSVLQSLQSYAFTKSTTKHPHFLNPAHTSVDNSYSAVFALMNPVTSGFDVSKLSQDTMVKICTEALSNTNTGTAINGLSIVASRYTDLINKWLQNNAQQQSATISNDSSPVPFNNSSQSQASKRPREENSAALPIKQEVAMKNEEPLQQPADDRYVIDDSAPIQPPESKRAKIERVEDAEPSSSHTVSLGVPTLTYDEKLTHLQRIVQNILLIPTKTDVSTPMTQLQSTNPLDKVLLMNWDNKTSWVFLLSRLCSRGVSSNQDVRDIVTNAIFDYFCEDFQNRITLVLEWLSEEWYHEELISDGKDHTIYNEWSVKVLDFMIPKLDDSHRRLFIRMVSEMPLLTQEHIEKMKSLCLDPTRSVLGFQSLKFMLMFRPPVKPFIKVALESMAEVDESIKPQCDSLLNKYFS is encoded by the coding sequence ATGTCAACTTCTGTAGACCCTTTAGTCCAGTTGCAACAGGCAGCTGCGATGGCAATGCAGCATATGCCGGAACAAATGCTTCCTAAGGTTTTGGAGACCGGTATCACATTGTTTTTAAATGATAAGCGGAATTTAGGGTTCTCGAGATTTTCTACCCAGTTATTATTGGATATATTGGTTCATGATAAGATTCCATCAAGTGAAAAACCATTCATTGTATGTCAAAACATCACTGCGCTTTGGGAAATGGCTGAAACAAGAGATTATGTCACTTACAAAAACTGTATACTATGTCTTGGTAATATTTATGACCGATTATTTGATTTAGTAGCAAAGACTTCTGATGATAAACTTTGGTCGGTAATGTTAAAGTTTAAAGAACTTATCATTGCCAACTGGAAGACCTGCTATCCTTTGGATTTGTCTGACAATGATCTAAATAACCATTCAAGAGGAACGGGGGTAAAATTAGCAAGTGTGAAGCTCATTTCGAAAATCATTATTGTGCACACCTCAGGACCCGGAATTAGCGTGGGAAGTATACCAGAAAATCATCCTGTGATATCTAATAAGCAAGCGTTGGAGGCTGAAGCCAAATATTTGTTAGATAAATTGTTAACTTTTTTAATTGAGGAACCAATGATGTGTGCACCATGGTTCACAGGTGCTCTTCATagtctttcttttattatGAAGCAGAGACCATTGGCCACAATTCGAATCGCATCCGCTTTACTGAAATTCAACATTGACATGAAATTCCAAAGAGATGATGAACCCACTTTACAATACAGACTTGCAAAGCGATTTGTGGAACGTTGTTACAGAAATTTAGTTCAGTTCGGAATTAAAAGTCAACTACTCAAAAACAGTGGATCCATGACACAGTATAGAAACAAACTAGCTAAAATTTCACAGACTCTATTCGTTATTGGCGAAGAGACCAAAGCTAAAGGTATTCTAAATTATGATCCGGCTGCGATTGAACATAAAATGACTCCAGctgataaaaaaaaatacactAGAGTGAAGGAAGTTAACGactcttcttcagattctTCATCAGGAACATTTTCAGCGACAACGAAATCTCCGTCTCCTATTCAAATGCCACCGATTGTTTCGCCAATGATAGGAAATACAATGATGAATACGGCATCTACTCCACCGTTACTGAATAATTTTCAACCTCAGATACATGCCCCCGTAAAGAACATACCTGCTCCTCCACCCCCACCGCCTGATCTTTCTGTATTGCAATCCCTTCAGAGTTATGCTTTCACTAAATCCACGACAAAGCATCCACATTTTTTGAATCCTGCTCATACCTCTGTCGATAACTCATATTCTGCCGTTTTTGCCTTAATGAACCCCGTCACCTCCGGATTCGATGTCTCGAAGTTGTCTCAAGATACCATGGTTAAAATATGTACTGAGGCTTTAAGTAACACAAACACAGGTACTGCCATTAATGGACTATCCATAGTTGCGTCCAGGTACACCGATTTGATAAACAAGTGGTTACAAAACAATGCTCAACAACAGAGCGCAACTATCTCCAACGATAGTAGTCCAGTCCCATTCAACAACAGTAGCCAAAGTCAAGCTAGTAAACGTCCCAGAGAAGAGAATTCTGCAGCTTTGCCAATAAAGCAAGAAGTTGCAATGAAAAACGAAGAACCTTTACAGCAGCCTGCGGACGATAGGTACGTAATTGATGATTCAGCTCCTATACAGCCACCAGAAAGCAAAAGGGCAAAGATCGAAAGAGTGGAAGATGCAGAACCATCAAGCAGTCATACAGTATCCTTGGGTGTTCCAACTTTAACTTATGATGAGAAGTTGACTCACTTGCAAAGAATTGTGCAGAATATATTACTGATACCAACTAAAACTGATGTGAGCACTCCAATGACACAATTACAAAGTACAAATCCATTGGACAAAGTTCTACTAATGAATTGGGACAATAAGACCTCCTGGGTATTCTTATTATCTAGACTCTGCTCTAGAGGAGTGTCATCGAATCAAGATGTGAGAGATATTGTCACCAACGCAATTTTTGACTACTTCTGTGAGGATTTCCAGAACAGAATCACGCTTGTACTTGAATGGCTAAGTGAAGAGTGGTACCATGAGGAATTGATTTCCGATGGTAAAGATCATACCATATATAATGAATGGTCAGTAAAGGTGCTAGATTTCATGATCCCCAAACTTGATGACTCCCACAGAAGATTGTTTATTCGAATGGTCAGTGAAATGCCGTTACTTACTCAAGAACACATCGAAAAGATGAAATCACTATGTTTAGATCCTACTAGATCGGTATTGGGGTTCCAGTCTTTGAAATTCATGTTGATGTTCAGACCTCCAGTGAAACCGTTCATCAAAGTTGCCCTCGAATCTATGGCTGAAGTAGACGAAAGTATCAAACCACAATGCGATTCACTATTGAACAAGTATTTTTCCTGA
- the HAP5 gene encoding Hap5p (highly similar to uniprot|Q758Y6 Ashbya gossypii ADR391W ADR391Wp and some similarites with uniprot|Q02516 Saccharomyces cerevisiae YOR358W HAP5 Subunit of the heme-activated glucose-repressed Hap2/3/4/5 CCAAT-binding complex a transcriptional activator and global regulator of respiratory gene expression required for assembly and DNA binding activity of the complex) — translation MDQPAANNQENVTNEQGPLMDLEEDEEIDVFHNVGQGLAGRYREIMIQYWQELINEIESTNEPGSQFQDDFKSHSLPLARIKKVMKTDEEVRMISGEAPILFAKACEIFITELTMRAWCVAEENKRRTLQKQDIADALQKSDMFDFLIDIVPRNVQ, via the coding sequence ATGGATCAACCGGCAGCTAATAATCAAGAGAACGTAACAAACGAACAAGGACCTCTCATGGATctcgaagaagatgaagagatcGACGTATTCCATAATGTCGGCCAGGGACTTGCTGGCAGATACAGAGAAATTATGATACAGTATTGGCAGGAACTTATTAATGAGATAGAATCCACGAATGAGCCAGGTTCACAATTCCAAGACGACTTCAAATCGCATTCGTTACCACTAGCAAGGATTAAGAAAGTGATGAAAACTGACGAAGAAGTTAGAATGATTAGTGGAGAGGCTCCAATTCTATTTGCAAAAGCCTGCGAAATCTTCATCACAGAACTCACAATGAGAGCATGGTGTGTTGCAGAGGAAAATAAGCGACGTACGTTGCAGAAGCAAGACATTGCGGATGCATTACAAAAGTCCGATATGTTCGATTTCCTGATTGACATAGTACCCAGAAACGTTCAATGA
- the SNX3 gene encoding Snx3p (similar to uniprot|Q08826 Saccharomyces cerevisiae YOR357C), with protein sequence MCPQRQFQSFTTTAESTLSHTTHKQLSGATIYDEPENFLEIEVCNPKTHFPSGDAKGMYTDYEIICRTNLPGFSKRSSSVRRRYSDFELFRKLLIKELQLSNHPKVSVQHLPGKILLSNRFSDAVIEERRQGLNKWLASVAGHPLLQTGSKVLVRFIQDPTFQG encoded by the coding sequence ATGTGCCCCCAAAGACAGTTCCAATCATTTACTACAACTGCAGAGTCTACACTTTCACATACAACTCACAAGCAATTATCCGGTGCAACAATTTATGATGAGCCAGAAAACTTTCTAGAGATAGAGGTTTGCAACCCAAAGACTCATTTCCCTAGTGGCGATGCTAAGGGAATGTATACAGATTATGAAATTATATGCAGGACGAATCTTCCTGGCTTTTCTAAAAGATCGAGTTCCGTTCGAAGGCGGTACAGTGATTTTGAACTATTCAGAAAGTTGCTGatcaaagaattacaaCTGAGCAACCATCCGAAAGTCTCAGTACAACATTTGCCAGGAAAGATTCTCCTTTCAAACAGGTTCAGTGATGCAGTTATAGAGGAAAGACGCCAAGGCTTGAACAAATGGCTGGCATCTGTCGCTGGGCACCCTCTATTACAAACTGGATCAAAAGTCCTCGTCCGTTTCATTCAGGATCCTACCTTCCAGGGGTAG
- the SMF1 gene encoding divalent metal ion transporter SMF1 (similar to uniprot|P38925 Saccharomyces cerevisiae YOL122C SMF1 Divalent metal ion transporter) codes for MPENKFEVTEEYLDPQSMLELSMPGGASKLSVRQKLILKCRRAMRMRDTEKKGSSSTDPVQSQYSLSLSSAEDKKRGFFGSVQDVLRKYMRFVGPGLMVSVAYMDPGNYATDVSAGASNEFSLLCIVLVSNIIAIFLQSLCIKLGSVTGLDLSRACKKHLPKWLNLTIYVFAECAIIATDVAEVIGTAVALNILLRIPLPAGVVITCIDVLFVLIAYKPGSSSMRFVRMFEYAVALLVFGVVICFCVELAYIPKTPVGHIFRGFVPSKQMFEHNGMYTATSILGATVMPHSLFLGSGLVQPRLLEYDVDHGYYDLLAEEDEDNVIEETEDTHSAVKEKEDIEVIRERRYFNYQPTNSAIKYAMKYSIFELAITLFTFALFVNSAILIVAGATLYGSEEAVDADLYTIHSLLSKNLAPIAGTVFMLALLFSGQSAGIVCTIAGQIVCEGHLDWNFKPWKRRLITRGISIIPCLIISLTIGRSALSKALNASQVVLSILLPFLVAPLIFFTCKKSIMKVKVNNKDKLNAPTVIGEEEQPDEYIDMSNNWITTIIAFLVWIFISLLNVYTIVQLGISHGDIS; via the coding sequence atGCCGGAAAATAAGTTTGAAGTGACCGAGGAGTACTTGGATCCTCAAAGTATGCTTGAGCTGTCCATGCCCGGTGGTGCCTCCAAACTCTCTGTTCGTCAAaagttgatattgaaatgCAGAAGGGCCATGAGGATGAGGGATACGGAGAAAAAaggatcttcttcaactgacCCAGTTCAGAGTCAATACTCACTGTCATTGTCTTCCGCCGAAGATAAGAAGAGAGGGTTTTTTGGCTCCGTACAAGACGTGTTGAGAAAATACATGAGATTTGTTGGACCGGGTTTGATGGTCTCTGTTGCCTATATGGATCCAGGTAATTACGCTACTGACGTTAGTGCTGGTGCTTCTAACGAGTTCTCTTTACTTTGTATTGTGTTGGTTTCCAATATTATTGCTATCTTCTTACAATCTCTATGTATCAAACTAGGTTCTGTGACGGGATTAGATCTTTCAAGGGCTTGCAAGAAGCACCTGCCCAAATGGTTGAATTTGACCATTTATGTGTTTGCAGAATGTGCTATCATTGCAACAGATGTTGCTGAAGTTATTGGTACTGCAGTTGCATTGAATATCTTGCTAAGAATCCCATTACCAGCGGGTGTGGTTATTACCTGTATCGATGTCTTATTCGTTTTGATCGCTTACAAGCCAGGTTCTTCATCCATGAGATTCGTCAGAATGTTCGAGTACGCTGTTGCCCTACTTGTCTTTGGTGTTGTTATCTGCTTCTGTGTTGAGTTGGCTTACATTCCAAAAACTCCAGTGGGACATATTTTCAGAGGTTTTGTTCCTTCTAAACAAATGTTTGAACATAACGGTATGTACACCGCTACCTCCATTCTCGGTGCCACTGTCATGCCTCATTCACTCTTCTTGGGTTCTGGTTTAGTTCAACCAAGATTATTAGAGTATGACGTTGACCATGGTTACTACGATTTGTtggcagaagaagatgaagacaatgtcattgaagaaaccGAAGATACTCACTCTGCTgtaaaggaaaaggaagatATCGAAGTCATCAGGGAAAGAAGATACTTCAATTATCAACCCACAAATAGTGCTATCAAGTATGCCATGAAATATTccatttttgaattggCCATCACTTTGTTCACCTTTGCATTATTTGTTAACAGTGCTATTTTGATCGTTGCAGGTGCCACTTTGTACGGCTCCGAGGAGGCTGTGGATGCCGACTTGTACACCATTCACTCTCTACTTTCTAAGAATTTGGCTCCAATTGCTGGTACTGTTTTCATGTTGGCCTTGTTATTTAGTGGTCAATCTGCCGGTATTGTGTGCACCATCGCAGGCCAAATTGTATGCGAAGGTCATTTGGATTGGAACTTCAAACCGTGGAAGAGAAGATTGATAACAAGAGGTATCTCTATTATTCCATGTTTGATTATCTCCTTAACCATAGGTAGGAGTGCCCTTTCCAAGGCTTTAAATGCCTCCCAAGTTGTTTTATCCATTCTATTGCCATTCTTGGTCGCTCccttgatcttcttcacttgTAAAAAGTCTATCATGAAAGTCAAAGTGAACAACAAAGATAAACTGAACGCTCCAACGGTTATCGGCGAGGAAGAGCAACCTGATGAATATATTGACATGTCCAACAACTGGATCACTACCATCATTGCATTTTTGGTATGGATTTTCATATCCTTGTTGAACGTTTACACTATCGTGCAATTAGGTATTTCTCATGGTGATATCAGTTGA
- the SNF1 gene encoding AMP-activated serine/threonine-protein kinase catalytic subunit SNF1 (highly similar to uniprot|P06782 Saccharomyces cerevisiae YDR477W SNF1 Protein serine/threonine kinase required for release from glucose repression invertase expression sporulation and for expression of catabolite-repressed genes when glucose is limiting regulates Adr1p-dependent transcription primarily at the level of chromatin binding) has product MSHDPNQQQPHGGSGQGHHQRQLTNHAQGQHIGKYQIIKTLGEGSFGKVKLAYHISTGQKVALKIINKKVLAKSDMQGRIEREISYLRLLRHPHIIKLYDVIKSKDEIIMVIEYAGNELFDYIVQRDKMPEQEARRFFQQIISAVDYCHRHKIVHRDLKPENLLLDEHLNVKIADFGLSNIMTDGNFLKTSCGSPNYAAPEVISGKLYAGPEVDVWSSGVILYVMLCRRLPFDDESIPVLFKNISNGVYTIPNFLSQGAASLIKKMLIVNPVNRITVHEIMQDEWFKVDLPDYLVPAESTHQENSESKTEDGGPSVPLELIDDSLVQTLSNTMGYDVDEIYEALESDEDHPSLNEIRDAYQLIKENRNLINDIKVNKQQSNDLDTFLSQSPPTFEQSLHAPPGSKNRHSHRHSKRTQQRTYQYHYGNGSQDGDSTIAILPSSLPQIHRANMVAQGSQAAAKISPLSVKKSKTRWHFGIRSRSYPLDVMGEIYIALKNLGAEWAKPSEEDLWTIRVRWRYNIDMPDDEMKNKQIPDLMKMVIQLFQIETNNYLVDFKFDGWESSNGVVYSSRNDDEMSTFSAYPFLHLATRLIMELAVNSQGS; this is encoded by the coding sequence ATGTCGCACGACCcaaatcaacaacagccGCATGGTGGCTCAGGTCAAGGCCATCACCAACGCCAGCTGACTAACCACGCACAAGGCCAACATATCGGTAAgtatcaaatcatcaagaCCTTGGGTGAAGGATCATTTGGTAAAGTGAAACTGGCGTACCATATCTCTACGGGACAAAAAGTGGCATTaaaaatcatcaataaGAAGGTTCTAGCCAAGAGTGATATGCAAGGTAGAATCGAGAGAGAGATTTCGTACTTACGTTTGTTGAGACATCCACACATTATCAAATTGTATGACGTGATCAAATCGAAGGACGAAATTATCATGGTGATTGAGTATGCTGGTAATGAATTATTTGATTATATTGTCCAAAGAGACAAGATGCCTGAACAAGAAGCAAGAAGATTTTTCCAACAGATTATTAGCGCAGTAGATTATTGTCACCGTCATAAAATTGTGCATagagatttgaaaccaGAGAATTTACTATTAGACGAACATTTGAACGTTAAGATTGCTGATTTTGGTTTATCTAATATAATGACAGATGGTAACTTTTTGAAGACTTCATGTGGTTCTCCAAATTATGCGGCCCCAGAAGTCATCAGCGGTAAACTATATGCAGGTCCAGAGGTTGACGTTTGGTCTTCAGGGGTTATCTTATACGTCATGTTGTGTCGTAGGTTACCATTCGATGACGAAAGTATCCCAGTGTTGTTTAAGAACATTAGCAATGGTGTTTACACCATACCTAACTTCCTTTCCCAAGGTGCTGCGAGCTTAATCAAAAAGATGCTCATCGTCAATCCAGTTAATAGAATTACCGTGCATGAAATCATGCAGGATGAATGGTTCAAAGTTGATTTACCCGACTACCTAGTTCCTGCTGAAAGCACCCATCAAGAAAACTCTGAAAGCAAAACAGAAGATGGCGGCCCATCCGTGCCACTCGAACTGATCGATGATTCGTTAGTTCAAACGCTATCAAACACTATGGGTTATGACGTAGATGAGATATATGAGGCTTTAGAGTCCGATGAAGATCATCCATCTTTAAATGAAATCAGGGATGCCTATCAGTTAATTAAAGAGAACAGAAATTTAATCAACGACATCAAGGTGAACAAGCAACAATCTAATGACTTGGATACTTTCTTATCGCAATCTCCACCCACTTTCGAACAATCCTTGCATGCCCCCCCGGGCTCAAAAAATCGACACTCACACCGCCATTCAAAGAGAACACAGCAACGTAcatatcaatatcattatGGAAATGGTTCTCAGGATGGAGACAGCACGATTGCAATTTTACCTAGCTCGTTACCACAGATCCATAGAGCCAACATGGTAGCACAAGGGTCCCAGGCTGCTGCTAAGATTTCACCATTAAGCGtgaaaaaatcaaaaacaagGTGGCATTTCGGTATACGATCAAGATCCTATCCATTAGACGTTATGGGAGAAATATACATTGCATTGAAAAACTTGGGAGCCGAATGGGCGAAACCATCAGAAGAGGACCTATGGACTATTAGAGTCCGTTGGAGATATAATATCGATATGCCTGATGACgaaatgaagaacaagCAGATTCCAGATTTAATGAAGATGGTAAtccaattgttccaaattgaGACAAATAACTACTTAGtggatttcaaatttgatgGCTGGGAGTCCAGTAACGGTGTAGTGTATTCAAGTCGGAACGACGATGAAATGAGTACGTTCAGTGCATACCCCTTTCTACATTTAGCAACCAGGCTGATTATGGAACTTGCAGTGAATAGCCAAGGAAGTTGA